Sequence from the bacterium genome:
TTTCTGCTAACAGACTATTTTGGCTTTGAGCGGGCAGGACACCTTAAATATATTCCTATGCCGGGTGGGGATAAGGCAACTGAGGAGCCATGGCGCATGGCGGTAAGTTACCTCTATTCAGTATATGGTAAGACACTTCCATCTCGGTTTTTAAAAAGGTGGGGTGAGGAAAAAGTCTCTTTTATGATAAAGATGCTCAAGCAGGGGATAAATTCACCTCTGACCTCAAGTGCCGGCCGATTATTTGATGCAGTAGCTGGTATTCTCGGCATAAGGAATAAGGTTAATTATGAGGCTCAGGCGGCTATTGAGCTAGAAATGGTTGCCGATGAACATGAAATTAGCAGGTATGAGTTTGATGTTTGTGATAAGGAAAGCACCTTGGTCATAGATCCAACAAAAGCCATCCTTGGTATTGTCCGGGATATGGACCTTGGCCTAAACTCATCCATTATCTCCGCCAGATTTCATAATACGGTGATAGAATTTGCCTTGGAAACCTGCCGCCGGGTCAGAAGTAAAACTGGGATAAATAAAGTAGCTTTATCAGGCGGCGTTTTCCAAAACCGCTATTTATTAGAAAGGATAAAACCACGGCTTGAGAAAGAGGAGTTTGTGGTCATTTTACATTCAAAGGTGCCGTCAAATGATGGTGGAATTTCATTAGGTCAGGCGGTTATTGCTGACAGAACGAGGTAATTTCAATGTGTCTTGGTATTCCAACAAAAATAGTTAAAATAAACGGTTCTATAGCAGAGGTGGAGATAGGTGGAATTAGACGGAAAGTCTCCCTTGACTTAATTGAAGAGGCCCAGGTAGGGAATTATGTCATTTTACATGCTGGGTTTGCTATTGCGAAGTTTGATGAGGAGGAGGCAGAGGAGACATTGAGGCTTTTAGAGGAGATTGGGATATGAGGTATTTAGATGAATTTCAGAACCCAAAGATTGCCCAGGGTCTAATCAAGGCAATTGAAGGGCTGGTGGATAGAAAGATTGCTTTAATGGAGGTTTGTGGTACCCATACCGTTGCTATTTTTAAACATGGACTACGCCGGCTTTTTCCAACATCTCTCAAACTCCTCTCTGGACCTGGCTGTCCGGTATGCGTTACTCCAACCCAGAACATAGATGCAGCTATTTGGCTTTCAAGGCAGAAGGAGGTGGTGCTAACTACCTTTGGTGATATGATGAGAGTACCAGGGGCAACGGGTTCTCTTGAAAAGCAACGGGCAGAGGGTGCAGATATTCGGGTTGTTTATTCAGTTCTGGATGCCCTGGAGCTGGCCAAGACTAACCCGGCAAAGAAGGTAGTATTTCTGGGGGTAGGATTTGAAACCACCTCACCGAGTATTGCTTCTGCCATATACACAGCCAACCATGAAGTAATTAATAACTTTTGGGTTTATGTTTGTCACAAGTTGGTTCCTCCAGCAATGCGAGCCTTGCTTGAATCTGGAGAGGCAAGGATAGACGGCTTTATCTGTCCGGGACATGTTAGCACCATCATTGGCTCATTACCTTATGAATTTATTGCCGGGGAGTTTGGTGTGCCTTGTGTTATCTCTGGCTTTGAACCTTTAGATATTCTTCAGTCCGTTTATATGCTGCTAAATCAGATTAAAGAAAAAAGGGCAGAGGTGCAAGTTCAATACTCACGCTGCGTTAAGCCCGAGGGGAATGAAAAGGCATTATCTAAGTTTAATGAGGTATTTGAGCCGGCAGATTCAAATTGGCGTGGAATTGGCGTGATACCAGGATCAGGGTTAAGAATAAGGCAGGAGTATAGTCGATATGATGCCTCCTTACACTTTGAGGTGCCTACCCATCAGGTGACTGAAGAGAAATCTGGTTGTATTTGTGGTGAGATACTTCGCGGGATAGCCACCCCCCTTGTTTGCCCGCTCTTTGGGAAAGCTTGTACTCCAGAGGAACCAGTTGGAGCTTGCATGGTTTCATCAGAAGGCACTTGTGCCGCCTATTATAAGGATGGAGGCATAATAGAATGAATCCAGAGAAAATTCTTCTTGCCCATGGTTCTGGTGGAAAGATTACCCATCGCTTAATTCGAGAGGTATTTCTGGAGGCATTCAGAAATGAGTTACTTGAGAAATTAACCGATAGTGCTGTATTTCATGTTGATCAAGGAAAATTAGCTTACACCACAGATGCCTATGTAGTTGACCCCATATTTTTTCCAGGTGGGGATATTGGCAGGCTTGCGGTCTGTGGGACAGTAAATGACTTAGCCATGAGCGGGGCCAAACCACTCTATCTGTCAGCAGGCTTTATTATCGAAGAAGGGTTTGGGTTAGCCGAGTTAAAGATCATATTAAGGTCTATGAGAGAGGCGGCGGATGAGGCGGGAGTCAAAATTATTTGCGGCGATACAAAGGTTGTTCCCAAAGGCTCGGCAGACAAGATATTTATTACTACCTCCGGTCTTGGTTTAATTCCGGCTGGGATAGAGATTTCACCCCAGCAAATCATGGTAGGAGATAACGTTATCATCAGCGGGACAATCGGAGAGCACGGAATAGCCATATTAAGCCAGCGTGAGGGGCTTAAGTTTAGCTCAAATATATCCTCAGATGTAGCCCCATTAAATCATCTGGTGGCGTCAATGTTAGATGTGGCCGGGAATGGAATTCATGTCCTTCGTGACCCAACCAGAGGTGGAGTAACTACTACCTTAAATGAGTTTGTCCAAGGGGCAGCGTTTGGAATAAAAATCTATGAGGATAAAATTCCAATAATTGATGGCGTCCAGGGGGCCTGTGAATTGCTTGGCCTTGACTCACTCTATGTTGCTAATGAAGGGAAATTAGTGGCTGTTGTCTCCCGTGACTTTGTTCAAGCTGTCCTTTCATCCATTCAAAGAAATAGTTTGGGGGTAAATGCCCGGGTCATAGGAGAGGTGGTAGAGGAACCTAAAGGTATTGTTTCTTTAGTTACTCGTATTGGCGGGACAAGGATAGTGGGTATGCTAACTGGAGAGCAACTACCAAGGATATGTTGAACTTACTTGTTCCATTTAATTTGCTCTAGGTCAAATTTTCATTAATAAGCGCTATAATCAATTAACATGATCTTTTAATTTTAAAGATTTAGAAAGAATATCAAGGATGGAAGATAAATCTCGTTTAGATGCCTTAGAAGAAATGGGAAAAAAACTACATCTGATGGAAGAAAACATTCATAAAGATGAAATGTCTGTTTTAGAATCCATAGAAGAACAATTAAGATACTTAGAATCTTCCTTAGAAAAAATTAGTTCAGAACATGACCATAGCTTAGATGGTAAAATAAAATTAGAATTTGCAGATGAAAAGACTGAAGCTTATATTACTATTACTGCCCCTAAAATTGGAGGAAAAAAAGTTAATTTTGATGATGTGATGGAGTTATTACTTCAAGAAAAGATTAAAGATATTGACGAAGAAGTAATTATAAAAGTTTTAAAAGCTCATACTTTTGATAAGAGATTCTTAATTGCCAAGGGAATTCCTTCAAAATATACCGGAAGAGATGCTTGTTTTGCTTATCAATGCCTAACTGAGGATGTAGCTATTTCTGAAGAGGTATTACCAGGCCAACTTATTTTTTACAAAACTTTACCTACTTATGGGGAAGGAGGTATATCAGTCACGGGAGAAAAAATTCCACCTTGTCCAGGTAAAGATATTAAAGTCATTCCTGGAAATAAGGTGGTTATTTCTGAAAACAAGACGAGAGGATATGCCTTAGAGAGAGGCCATGTTTTTTGGGAAGGAGATATTGTTTCTGTAGAAAAGATTAAAGAAGTAAAAGGAGATGTTGATTCTATTTTAGGTAATATTAATTTTAAAGGAAGAGTCCATATTTATGGTTCGGTAAGCGATGGCATTACTATTAAAACTACGGGAGATCTAATTGTAGATGGAAAAGTAGAGGAGGCTAATTTAGAGGCAGACGGAAATATTAAGATAGGTCAATCTATGGTAGGCGGAGGCACCTCTAAGACCATTAAAGCTAAAGGGAATATCATTGCTGATAGCTTAGAGAAGGTAATCTTAATGGCCGGAAAGAATTTAATTATTAATAAAAATATTGTCAATAGCGATATTACTGCTTCAAAAGTAATAGTTGTGGAAAGTGGTTCTTTCTTAAGAGGTGGAAAGGTAGTTGCCCAAGAAATAGATGTACCTAATATTGGCCTCGAATCTAAAGAAAAAAAAGGAAAGATCGAGACCATCTTAAATATTCAAAATAAAGTTTCCGTAAGGGAGAAGATTTATCCTTCTGTCAAGCTATCCCTTGGTAATATTAACTACCCTCTTTCTGAAGAAAAAGAAAGAGTAACCATGGTTATTCAAGAAGGCAAAGTAGAGATTATTGATTATGAACAAATTCCTCCTCTGGAAGAACCTATTCAATTTGAAGAACCAAAAGAAATAGTTTCTACCCTGACTCCTTTTGTTATTTTAGAAACTACCTCATTATTAGAAGCTAAAGAAGAAGCTGCCGAATTTTTGGGTCTGGAAAGAAATAAATTAGAAATTCAAGA
This genomic interval carries:
- the hypE gene encoding hydrogenase expression/formation protein HypE, encoding MNPEKILLAHGSGGKITHRLIREVFLEAFRNELLEKLTDSAVFHVDQGKLAYTTDAYVVDPIFFPGGDIGRLAVCGTVNDLAMSGAKPLYLSAGFIIEEGFGLAELKIILRSMREAADEAGVKIICGDTKVVPKGSADKIFITTSGLGLIPAGIEISPQQIMVGDNVIISGTIGEHGIAILSQREGLKFSSNISSDVAPLNHLVASMLDVAGNGIHVLRDPTRGGVTTTLNEFVQGAAFGIKIYEDKIPIIDGVQGACELLGLDSLYVANEGKLVAVVSRDFVQAVLSSIQRNSLGVNARVIGEVVEEPKGIVSLVTRIGGTRIVGMLTGEQLPRIC
- the hypD gene encoding hydrogenase formation protein HypD, whose product is MRYLDEFQNPKIAQGLIKAIEGLVDRKIALMEVCGTHTVAIFKHGLRRLFPTSLKLLSGPGCPVCVTPTQNIDAAIWLSRQKEVVLTTFGDMMRVPGATGSLEKQRAEGADIRVVYSVLDALELAKTNPAKKVVFLGVGFETTSPSIASAIYTANHEVINNFWVYVCHKLVPPAMRALLESGEARIDGFICPGHVSTIIGSLPYEFIAGEFGVPCVISGFEPLDILQSVYMLLNQIKEKRAEVQVQYSRCVKPEGNEKALSKFNEVFEPADSNWRGIGVIPGSGLRIRQEYSRYDASLHFEVPTHQVTEEKSGCICGEILRGIATPLVCPLFGKACTPEEPVGACMVSSEGTCAAYYKDGGIIE
- a CDS encoding HypC/HybG/HupF family hydrogenase formation chaperone; the encoded protein is MCLGIPTKIVKINGSIAEVEIGGIRRKVSLDLIEEAQVGNYVILHAGFAIAKFDEEEAEETLRLLEEIGI